The following proteins are encoded in a genomic region of Microtus ochrogaster isolate Prairie Vole_2 chromosome 5, MicOch1.0, whole genome shotgun sequence:
- the LOC101981781 gene encoding olfactory receptor 8B3-like: MNSANFSLVTKFILVGLSDEPELQMPLFFLFLGMYLVTALGNLCLIILTGLNSHLHTPMYFFLFNLSFIDVCYCSVFTPQMLMNFILTENVISYMECMTQVFFFCFFVVSECYVLTSMAYDRYMAICNPLLYNVVMSPKLCLNLLFGSYFIAVSNAIAHIICMLRLTFCDTNTINHYFCDIPPLLQLSCSSTYVNNLVIFVAASINIIVPTSTIFISYGFILSSIIHISSSEGRSKAFSTCSSHIIAVFLFFGSGALVYFKPSSAESLNEGKIYSVFYTNVVPMMNPLIYSLKNKDIKDAFRKTLRNV; this comes from the coding sequence ATGAACTCAGCAAATTTCTCTTTGGTGACCAAATTCATTCTGGTAGGACTATCAGATGAACCTGAACTTCAAATgcccttgttctttctcttcctaggAATGTATCTGGTCACTGCATTGGGAAATTTGTGTTTGATAATTTTGACTGGGTTGAATTCTCACCTCCACACCCCtatgtacttttttctctttaacttgtcCTTTATAGATGTATGTTATTGTTCCGTGTTCACTCCCCAAATGCTGATGAACTTCATATTAACGGAGAATGTCATTTCTTACATGGAATGTATGActcaagtctttttcttttgcttctttgttgtttctgAATGCTATGTGTTGACTTCTATGGCCTATGATCGCTACATGGCCATCTGCAATCCACTGTTGTATAATGTTGTCATGTCTCCTAAACTATGTTTGAATCTTCTGTTTGGTTCCTACTTTATTGCTGTTTCTAATGCTATAGCTCACATCATATGCATGCTGAGACTGACCTTCTGTGATACCAATACCATCAACCACTACTTCTGCGATATTCCTCCTTTGCTCCAGCTCTCTTGCTCAAGCACATATGTCAACAATCTTGTAATTTTTGTTGCTGCAAGCATTAACATCATTGTTCCTACTTCAACTATCTTTATCTCCTATGGGTTCATCCTTTCCAGCATCATCCACATCAGTTCCTCTGAGGGCAGGTCCaaagccttcagcacctgcagctcccacatcATTGcagtttttctgttctttggttCAGGTGCTCTTGTGTATTTCAAACCCTCCTCAGCTGAATCACTGAATGAAGGAAAAATTTATTCTGTCTTTTATACCAATGTTGTTCCCATGATGAATCCCTTAATCTACAGCTTGAAGAACAAAGATATTAAAGATGCCTTTAGGAAAACCCTCAGAAACGTTTGA